From a single Collimonas pratensis genomic region:
- the bamB gene encoding outer membrane protein assembly factor BamB: MRVMTMRAVACAGALLILGGCSLFSGKAPSNPPAPLVEFTQSLKVHPAWTQSIGSASIFTFSPAVGGDSVYAAATDGTIARVNATTGALAWKINAGSKLTGGVGTDGTTVAVAGDKGMLLAFDTAGKKRWQAQASSEILSAPAVGQGLVIVRSQDNRIAAYDAETGERRWVVLRTLPPLTLRSAPGILVVPQATFLSLPGGRLAALNLTNGGPWWEMAIGDPRGTTELERVADAAGMPVIVGREVCAVAYQGRVGCFDAGSGTAHWVKPFSSDVGVGSDGHNIYAADERGAISAFTLDSGTVVWQNKQLANRVLTTPVVLGNTVVVGDYEGYIHFLSREDGALKARIRADSSAVLPNPVVAGSNVIFQTKAGTLIAIATE; encoded by the coding sequence ATGCGTGTTATGACTATGCGAGCGGTTGCCTGTGCCGGCGCTCTGCTGATATTGGGCGGTTGTTCATTGTTCAGCGGCAAGGCGCCAAGTAATCCGCCGGCCCCTCTGGTCGAGTTTACGCAAAGCCTGAAAGTGCATCCAGCCTGGACGCAATCGATAGGCAGCGCTTCCATCTTTACTTTCTCGCCGGCGGTTGGCGGCGACAGCGTGTACGCAGCGGCGACTGACGGCACTATCGCCCGCGTCAACGCCACTACCGGCGCGCTGGCCTGGAAGATCAACGCCGGCAGCAAGCTGACCGGCGGCGTCGGCACCGACGGCACCACCGTCGCCGTGGCCGGCGACAAGGGCATGCTGCTGGCGTTCGATACTGCAGGCAAGAAACGCTGGCAGGCACAAGCCAGCAGCGAAATCCTGTCGGCGCCGGCGGTTGGCCAGGGACTGGTGATCGTCCGCAGCCAGGATAACCGTATCGCCGCATACGATGCCGAAACCGGCGAACGCCGCTGGGTCGTGTTGCGCACCTTGCCGCCGCTGACCTTACGCTCGGCGCCTGGCATCCTGGTTGTTCCACAGGCAACATTCCTGTCCTTGCCGGGCGGCCGCCTGGCAGCCTTGAACCTGACCAATGGCGGTCCATGGTGGGAAATGGCGATTGGCGATCCGCGCGGCACTACCGAGCTGGAGCGGGTAGCAGATGCTGCCGGCATGCCGGTGATCGTCGGCCGCGAAGTCTGCGCCGTCGCCTATCAGGGCCGAGTCGGTTGTTTTGATGCCGGCAGCGGTACAGCGCACTGGGTCAAGCCGTTTTCCAGCGATGTCGGCGTCGGCAGCGACGGCCACAATATCTATGCCGCTGACGAGCGTGGTGCAATCTCGGCCTTCACTTTGGACAGCGGTACGGTAGTATGGCAGAACAAGCAGTTGGCCAATCGTGTCCTGACTACTCCGGTAGTATTGGGCAATACAGTGGTTGTCGGCGACTATGAAGGGTATATTCACTTCTTGTCGCGTGAAGACGGCGCACTGAAAGCACGGATCCGTGCAGATAGCAGCGCAGTACTGCCGAACCCGGTGGTAGCTGGCTCTAATGTGATTTTTCAAACCAAAGCAGGAACATTGATCGCTATTGCGACAGAGTAA
- the hfq gene encoding RNA chaperone Hfq, translated as MSNKGQLLQDPFLNALRKEHVPVSIYLVNGIKLQGHIESFDQYVVLLRNTVTQMVYKHAISTVVPARAVNLNLESEAE; from the coding sequence ATGAGTAATAAAGGGCAATTGTTACAAGACCCGTTTTTGAACGCCTTGCGTAAAGAGCATGTTCCGGTTTCTATCTATCTGGTCAACGGCATCAAGCTGCAGGGCCATATCGAATCCTTCGACCAATACGTCGTTTTACTGCGTAATACCGTTACCCAAATGGTATACAAGCACGCCATCTCAACCGTCGTTCCTGCACGCGCTGTCAATCTGAATCTTGAATCTGAAGCAGAATAA
- a CDS encoding YfgM family protein, whose amino-acid sequence MAFDLDEQEQLATLKNWWEKYGNLTTWVLIIALAAYAGWSGWNYYQRSQALQASQLYDEQQKAVTAKDNAKVQRAAADIQQKFGSTAYAGMAAMAAAKTAFDANDLNAAKDQLQWVVDHGHDADYKALARIRLAGILLDQKAYDDGLKVLAADLPAPFASAAADRKGDILVAQNKLDEARAAYQLALDKMDSKNPGKQLIQLKLDAIGGAPAKAAA is encoded by the coding sequence ATGGCATTCGATCTCGACGAACAGGAACAACTGGCAACGCTCAAGAATTGGTGGGAAAAGTACGGCAATCTGACCACCTGGGTGCTGATTATCGCGCTGGCGGCGTATGCCGGCTGGTCCGGCTGGAATTACTATCAGCGCAGTCAAGCCTTGCAGGCTTCGCAGCTCTACGACGAGCAGCAAAAAGCCGTGACGGCGAAAGACAACGCCAAGGTGCAGCGCGCCGCGGCCGATATCCAGCAGAAGTTCGGCAGCACCGCCTATGCCGGCATGGCCGCCATGGCGGCCGCCAAGACGGCGTTCGACGCCAACGATCTGAACGCCGCCAAGGATCAGCTGCAATGGGTGGTCGACCACGGCCACGATGCCGATTACAAAGCCTTGGCCCGCATCCGCCTGGCCGGCATCTTGCTGGACCAGAAGGCTTATGACGACGGCTTGAAAGTGCTGGCCGCCGACTTGCCTGCGCCTTTCGCCAGCGCTGCCGCTGACCGCAAGGGCGACATCCTGGTCGCGCAGAACAAGCTGGACGAAGCGCGCGCCGCTTACCAGCTGGCCTTGGACAAGATGGATAGCAAGAATCCCGGCAAGCAATTGATTCAATTGAAACTGGATGCGATTGGCGGAGCTCCAGCCAAAGCTGCAGCCTGA
- the hflX gene encoding GTPase HflX, with amino-acid sequence MRAALVGVDFGKGDFAASLEELSLLAKSAGAQPFVTITGKRSSPDAALFVGSGKAQEIADAVFDDELEIVIFNHALSPAQQRNLERVLKVRVLDRTSLILDIFAQRAKSHEGKVQVELAQLQHLATRLIRGWTHLERQKGGIGLRGPGETQLETDRRLLGDRVKALRARLDKLHKQHATQRRARGRSATVSISLVGYTNAGKSTLFNALAKAGVYAADQLFATLDTTSRRVYLGEAGSVVISDTVGFIRELPHQLVAAFRATLEETIHADLLLHVVDAASPARMEQIEQVNLVLKEIGADHIPQILVWNKIDAAELAPSIERDEYDKIQRVFISAQKGIGLDLLRQAITEFVVQAPTATAYPAPAADLENNHIKQV; translated from the coding sequence ATGCGCGCAGCGCTAGTCGGAGTGGACTTCGGCAAAGGCGACTTTGCCGCGAGTCTTGAAGAGCTCTCCTTGCTGGCCAAGTCTGCCGGCGCGCAGCCGTTTGTCACCATCACCGGCAAGCGCAGCAGCCCGGACGCCGCCTTGTTTGTCGGTTCCGGCAAGGCACAGGAAATCGCCGACGCCGTGTTTGATGACGAACTTGAAATCGTCATTTTCAATCATGCCCTGTCGCCCGCGCAGCAGCGCAATCTTGAGCGCGTACTCAAAGTAAGAGTCCTGGACCGGACCAGTCTGATCCTCGATATCTTTGCCCAAAGAGCCAAAAGCCATGAAGGTAAAGTGCAGGTTGAGCTTGCGCAACTGCAGCATCTGGCGACGCGCCTGATCCGCGGCTGGACTCACTTGGAACGGCAAAAGGGCGGTATCGGCCTGCGCGGTCCCGGTGAAACGCAGCTCGAGACCGACCGCCGCCTGCTGGGCGACCGGGTCAAGGCCTTGCGCGCACGGCTGGACAAGCTGCACAAGCAGCATGCAACGCAAAGGCGAGCACGCGGCCGCAGCGCGACGGTATCGATTTCTCTAGTGGGCTACACCAACGCCGGCAAGTCGACTTTGTTCAATGCGCTGGCCAAGGCCGGCGTGTATGCAGCGGATCAACTGTTTGCAACGCTGGACACCACGTCCCGGCGGGTGTATCTGGGCGAGGCGGGCAGTGTGGTGATTTCCGATACGGTCGGCTTCATTCGTGAACTGCCGCATCAGCTGGTGGCGGCATTCCGCGCTACCCTGGAGGAAACCATCCATGCCGATCTGCTGCTGCATGTGGTCGATGCGGCAAGTCCGGCGCGCATGGAGCAGATCGAGCAAGTTAACCTGGTGTTGAAGGAAATCGGCGCCGATCATATTCCGCAGATTCTGGTGTGGAACAAGATTGATGCAGCGGAACTGGCGCCTTCGATCGAGCGTGATGAGTATGATAAAATTCAGCGAGTTTTTATCAGCGCGCAAAAGGGCATAGGACTGGATTTGTTACGCCAGGCCATTACAGAATTTGTTGTCCAGGCACCAACAGCAACGGCCTATCCGGCGCCGGCTGCGGATCTTGAGAATAACCACATTAAACAAGTGTGA
- the der gene encoding ribosome biogenesis GTPase Der, with translation MKPVIALVGRPNVGKSTLFNRLTRSRDALVADLPGLTRDRHYGEGRVGERPFLVIDTGGFEPVAKEGIMHEMAKQTKQAVAEADVVIFIVDGRQGLTPHDKTITDFLRKSGRSVMLVVNKSEGMKYTSVTAEFYELGMGDPYVISAAHGDGVTDLVEESLDLAFAQRPPEVEEPEGKEDRGIKIAIVGRPNVGKSTLVNTLLGEERVIAFDMPGTTRDSIEIPFERDGKKYTLIDTAGIRRRGKVFEAIEKFSVVKTLQSISEANVVLLLLDAQQDISEQDAHIAGFVLETGRALVVGVNKWDGLTSDRRDEIKMDMDRKLNFLSFAKFHFISALKSTGITPLMKSIDSAYAAAMSNLTTPKLTRALIEAVEHQQPRRKGSIRPKLRYAHQGGMNPPIVVIHGNALESIEDNYKRYLEKHFRETFSLVGTPLRIEFRSSRNPYARQEK, from the coding sequence ATGAAGCCAGTAATAGCACTTGTAGGACGTCCCAATGTCGGCAAATCGACGTTATTTAATCGCCTGACGCGTTCCCGTGACGCGTTGGTCGCCGATTTGCCCGGCCTGACTCGCGATCGCCATTATGGCGAAGGGCGGGTCGGCGAGCGGCCATTCCTGGTGATTGATACTGGCGGTTTCGAGCCGGTGGCCAAAGAAGGCATCATGCACGAAATGGCCAAGCAGACCAAGCAGGCCGTGGCGGAAGCCGATGTCGTGATTTTTATCGTCGACGGCCGCCAGGGCCTGACACCGCACGACAAGACCATCACCGACTTCCTGCGCAAGTCGGGCCGCTCGGTGATGCTGGTGGTGAATAAGTCGGAAGGCATGAAGTACACTTCGGTCACCGCCGAATTCTACGAACTCGGCATGGGCGATCCTTACGTGATCTCGGCCGCGCACGGCGATGGCGTCACCGACCTGGTGGAAGAATCGCTCGACCTGGCGTTCGCCCAGCGTCCGCCGGAAGTGGAAGAGCCGGAAGGCAAGGAAGACCGCGGCATCAAGATCGCCATCGTCGGCCGGCCGAATGTCGGCAAATCGACCCTGGTCAACACTTTGCTAGGCGAAGAGCGCGTGATTGCGTTCGACATGCCTGGCACCACCCGCGATTCGATCGAGATCCCTTTCGAGCGCGACGGCAAGAAATACACCTTGATCGACACCGCCGGTATCCGGCGCCGCGGCAAGGTGTTTGAGGCCATCGAGAAGTTTTCGGTGGTCAAGACCTTGCAATCGATTTCGGAAGCCAATGTGGTCCTGCTGCTGCTGGATGCCCAGCAGGATATCTCCGAGCAGGACGCGCACATCGCCGGCTTCGTGCTGGAAACCGGCCGCGCGCTGGTGGTTGGCGTCAACAAGTGGGATGGCCTGACCAGCGACCGTCGCGATGAAATCAAGATGGACATGGACCGCAAGTTGAATTTCCTGTCGTTTGCGAAATTTCACTTCATTTCTGCATTGAAGTCGACCGGCATTACGCCGTTGATGAAATCCATCGATTCCGCCTACGCGGCAGCGATGTCCAACCTGACCACGCCAAAACTGACGCGTGCCCTGATCGAGGCGGTAGAGCATCAGCAACCGCGGCGTAAGGGTTCGATCCGTCCGAAGCTGCGCTATGCCCACCAGGGCGGCATGAATCCGCCTATCGTCGTCATCCACGGCAATGCCTTGGAGTCGATCGAAGATAACTATAAGCGTTATCTGGAAAAACATTTCCGCGAAACTTTTTCGCTGGTTGGGACTCCATTACGTATCGAATTCAGATCTAGCCGAAATCCATACGCGCGCCAGGAAAAATAA